A genomic stretch from Thauera sp. GDN1 includes:
- the accD gene encoding acetyl-CoA carboxylase, carboxyltransferase subunit beta, whose translation MSWLQKLLPPKIKRGDASGRNKSIPEGLWSKCEGCESVLYRSDLDGNLGVCPKCGHHHRLRARRRLDLLLDTEGRVEIGAEVTPVDALKFKDSRKYPERLSTATADTGEADAMVVMSGAIKSIPVVVACFEFEFLGGSMGSVVGERFVRGAKAAFEQRVPFICVTASGGARMQEGLLSLMQMAKTTASVTRLAERRLPFVTLLTDPTMGGVSASFAFMGDLVIAEPNALIGFAGPRVIEQTVREKLPEGFQRAEFLLEKGAIDLIVDRREMRDQLATLLAMLSRQPADVVAD comes from the coding sequence ATGAGCTGGTTGCAGAAGCTGCTGCCGCCGAAGATCAAGCGCGGCGACGCGTCGGGGCGCAACAAATCCATCCCGGAAGGTCTGTGGAGCAAGTGCGAGGGCTGCGAGTCGGTGCTGTACCGCTCCGACCTCGACGGCAATCTCGGCGTTTGCCCCAAGTGCGGCCATCACCACCGCCTGCGCGCACGCCGCCGCCTCGACCTGCTGCTCGACACCGAAGGCCGGGTGGAGATCGGCGCCGAGGTGACGCCGGTCGATGCGCTCAAGTTCAAGGATTCGCGCAAGTACCCCGAGCGCCTGTCCACGGCCACCGCCGACACCGGCGAGGCCGATGCGATGGTGGTGATGAGCGGCGCGATCAAGAGCATTCCGGTGGTGGTGGCGTGCTTCGAGTTCGAGTTCCTCGGCGGCTCGATGGGCTCGGTCGTGGGTGAGCGCTTCGTGCGCGGCGCCAAGGCCGCTTTCGAGCAGCGCGTGCCCTTCATCTGCGTGACCGCCTCGGGTGGTGCGCGCATGCAGGAGGGCCTGCTGTCGCTGATGCAGATGGCCAAGACGACCGCTTCGGTGACCCGGCTGGCGGAGCGCCGCCTGCCCTTCGTCACCCTGCTCACCGACCCGACCATGGGCGGCGTGTCGGCGAGCTTCGCCTTCATGGGCGACCTCGTGATCGCCGAACCCAATGCCCTGATCGGCTTCGCCGGCCCGCGCGTGATCGAGCAGACCGTGCGCGAGAAACTGCCCGAAGGCTTTCAGCGTGCCGAGTTCCTGCTCGAGAAGGGTGCGATCGACCTGATCGTCGATCGTCGCGAGATGCGCGACCAGCTCGCCACGCTGCTTGCGATGCTCAGCCGTCAACCCGCGGACGTGGTTGCCGACTGA
- the folC gene encoding bifunctional tetrahydrofolate synthase/dihydrofolate synthase: MADEVLRSTMPDSLAGWLALLEARHGQRIELGLARVAAVRERMAVDCDAVVITVGGTNGKGSCCAMLESILLAAGYRVGCYTSPHLLRYNERVRVDGKDASDRSLVDGFAAVEAARGDTPLTYFEHGTLAAWHVFASERPDVVILEVGLGGRLDAVNVFDSDCALVTSVAMDHMDYLGDTREAIGREKAGIFRSGCPAVCGDPQPPASLVEQAAAVGAQLWISGRDFGFGGDRQQWGYWRYAQPPAQGSLVKRGGLAYPALRGANQLLNASAVITALECLRARIPVSMQHIRQGLMLVDVPGRFQVLAGRPSIVLDVAHNPQAAGVLADNLGNMGFYSETWAVLGMLADKDVAGVVGLMAGRVDHWLLADLPGPRGLGAEALAEVVRGVSDKRDVRCFGSPADAFAAAQKEVGEGDRIVVFGSFLTVADVLAAIKAARH, from the coding sequence ATGGCTGACGAGGTGCTGAGGTCGACAATGCCCGACAGCCTCGCCGGCTGGCTCGCGCTGCTCGAGGCGCGCCATGGCCAGCGCATCGAACTCGGCCTCGCGCGGGTGGCCGCCGTGCGCGAGCGGATGGCAGTGGACTGCGATGCGGTGGTGATCACCGTGGGCGGCACCAACGGCAAGGGCTCGTGTTGCGCGATGCTGGAGAGCATCCTGCTTGCGGCCGGCTACCGTGTCGGCTGCTATACCTCGCCCCACCTGCTGCGCTACAACGAGCGCGTGCGCGTGGATGGCAAGGATGCGAGCGATCGGAGCCTGGTCGACGGTTTCGCCGCGGTCGAGGCCGCGCGCGGCGACACGCCGCTGACCTATTTCGAACACGGCACGCTGGCCGCCTGGCACGTGTTCGCAAGTGAACGGCCGGACGTCGTCATCCTCGAGGTCGGCCTCGGCGGCCGCCTCGATGCGGTGAACGTGTTCGATTCCGACTGCGCGCTGGTCACCAGCGTGGCGATGGATCACATGGATTACCTCGGCGACACGCGCGAGGCGATCGGTCGCGAGAAGGCGGGCATCTTCCGCAGCGGCTGCCCGGCCGTCTGCGGCGACCCGCAGCCGCCTGCGAGCCTGGTGGAGCAGGCCGCCGCGGTCGGCGCGCAGCTGTGGATCAGCGGGCGCGACTTCGGCTTCGGCGGCGACCGCCAGCAGTGGGGCTACTGGCGCTATGCGCAGCCGCCGGCGCAGGGCAGCCTGGTCAAGCGCGGCGGCCTGGCCTATCCGGCCCTGCGCGGCGCCAACCAGCTGCTCAACGCCTCGGCGGTCATCACCGCGCTCGAATGCTTGCGCGCGCGCATCCCGGTGTCGATGCAGCACATCCGCCAGGGGCTGATGCTGGTCGACGTGCCGGGACGCTTCCAGGTCCTGGCCGGCCGGCCCAGCATCGTCCTCGACGTGGCGCACAACCCGCAGGCCGCAGGCGTGCTGGCCGACAACCTCGGCAACATGGGGTTCTACTCCGAGACCTGGGCGGTGCTCGGGATGCTGGCCGACAAGGACGTTGCCGGGGTCGTGGGACTGATGGCCGGGCGCGTGGATCACTGGCTGCTCGCCGACCTGCCCGGGCCGCGGGGGCTGGGCGCAGAGGCTCTGGCCGAAGTGGTGCGTGGGGTGAGCGACAAGCGCGACGTCCGCTGCTTCGGCTCGCCCGCCGATGCGTTTGCTGCAGCGCAAAAGGAAGTCGGCGAGGGTGATAGAATCGTCGTTTTCGGATCCTTCCTGACGGTGGCAGATGTGCTCGCAGCGATCAAGGCGGCAAGGCACTGA
- a CDS encoding SPOR domain-containing protein — translation MSDTENLDIKKRARRRLVGAVALALLAAVVLPMIMDQEPHRAVQDIQITIPDRDAVAALPRPSPAGESQPPVAAVPVPEDDELAASDKAAAAVAEPAAKPAAKPAAEAAAAPATPPRSAQQQAQSPQPAAPRTEPPPAKSPAAPEPRPATPSAEEEARVRAILSGQAVPPRGESFVLQIGAFSDAAKAARLAEELKAKGFAAYTERAGNVTRVRVGPIAGRAAADSAAARLKSAGHRAVLQPR, via the coding sequence GTGAGTGACACAGAGAATCTGGACATCAAGAAGCGGGCGCGGCGCCGGCTCGTCGGCGCGGTCGCGCTGGCGCTGCTCGCGGCCGTGGTGCTGCCGATGATCATGGACCAGGAGCCGCATCGAGCCGTGCAGGACATCCAGATCACGATTCCCGACCGCGACGCGGTCGCCGCGCTGCCGCGCCCGTCGCCCGCCGGCGAAAGCCAGCCGCCGGTCGCCGCGGTGCCGGTACCCGAGGACGACGAACTCGCCGCCAGTGACAAGGCCGCTGCGGCTGTGGCCGAGCCCGCCGCCAAGCCCGCCGCCAAGCCCGCGGCCGAGGCCGCCGCGGCGCCGGCGACGCCGCCGCGCTCGGCGCAGCAGCAGGCCCAGTCACCACAGCCTGCAGCGCCGCGTACCGAGCCGCCGCCGGCGAAGTCCCCAGCGGCACCCGAACCGCGGCCTGCCACCCCGTCCGCCGAGGAGGAGGCCAGGGTGCGGGCGATCCTCAGCGGGCAGGCGGTGCCGCCGCGCGGCGAATCCTTCGTGCTGCAGATCGGCGCCTTCAGCGACGCCGCCAAGGCCGCGCGCCTGGCCGAGGAGCTGAAGGCGAAGGGCTTCGCGGCCTACACCGAGCGCGCCGGCAACGTCACCCGCGTCCGCGTGGGCCCGATCGCCGGACGGGCGGCCGCCGATTCCGCCGCCGCGCGACTGAAGTCTGCCGGCCACCGCGCCGTTCTCCAGCCGCGCTGA
- a CDS encoding CvpA family protein produces the protein MTVFDYVFLAVLGLSAAIGMWRGLVSEIMAVLAWVAALFAAWRYNEQAAQVFSGLIVEPVWRQVAGGALVVVGVLILAALIRYLLRELLRAAGLGATDRFFGALFGIARGLAIAFVVVLIGGLAGVSREPWWTQALFSPPMESAVIAAKPWLPVEVADKIRFR, from the coding sequence ATGACGGTATTCGATTACGTCTTTCTCGCCGTGCTGGGGCTGTCGGCAGCCATCGGCATGTGGCGCGGCCTGGTCAGCGAGATCATGGCCGTGCTCGCCTGGGTGGCGGCACTCTTCGCCGCGTGGCGCTATAACGAACAGGCGGCGCAGGTGTTTTCGGGCCTGATCGTCGAGCCGGTATGGCGGCAGGTGGCCGGCGGCGCGCTGGTCGTGGTCGGTGTGCTGATCCTCGCCGCGCTCATCCGTTACCTGCTGCGCGAGCTGCTGCGCGCGGCCGGGCTGGGTGCGACCGACCGCTTCTTCGGTGCGCTGTTCGGCATCGCCCGCGGCCTGGCGATCGCCTTCGTCGTGGTGCTGATCGGCGGACTGGCCGGCGTGTCGCGCGAACCCTGGTGGACCCAGGCGCTGTTCTCGCCGCCGATGGAGTCGGCGGTGATCGCTGCAAAACCGTGGCTGCCCGTCGAGGTGGCCGACAAGATTCGATTCAGATAG
- the purF gene encoding amidophosphoribosyltransferase: MCGILGVVATSPVNQLLYDGLQVLQHRGQDAAGIATSEAGRFHMHKGSGLVRDVFRTRNMRNLQGNWGIGHVRYPTAGSAYNAAEAQPFYVNSPFGLLLAHNGNLTNSEELKREMFLSDLRHINTSSDSEVLLNVLAHELQAACNGLKLDEEAIFRAVAGVHRRCRGAYAVVVMIAGYGLLAFRDPYGIRPLVIGRNDCEAGTEWLVASESVALDVLGFRLLRDVAPGEAVLVDTTGNFHSRQCATKTVQAPCMFEFVYLARPDSIIDGVSVYESRMKMGEFLADKMRRTMPNVHIDVVIPIPDSSRPSAMQMAHRLDLPFREGFVKNRYIGRTFIMPGQATRKKSVRQKLNTIHQEFRGKSVLLVDDSIVRGTTSKEIVNMAREAGATKVYLASAAPPVRYANVYGIDMPTRAELIASDRTEAEICAEIGADGLIYQELDDLKASVRALNPAISFFETSCFDGQYITGDITVEYLNGVEHQRSEAKPSKADSGDDADDGQLDLNLASGGER, translated from the coding sequence ATGTGCGGAATTCTCGGTGTCGTCGCCACCTCCCCGGTCAACCAGTTGCTGTACGACGGACTGCAGGTGCTGCAGCATCGTGGTCAGGACGCGGCGGGCATCGCCACCTCCGAAGCCGGACGCTTCCACATGCACAAGGGCTCGGGCCTGGTGCGCGACGTGTTCCGCACCCGGAACATGCGCAACCTGCAGGGCAACTGGGGCATCGGCCACGTCCGCTACCCGACCGCCGGCTCGGCCTACAACGCCGCCGAGGCACAGCCCTTCTACGTCAATTCGCCCTTCGGCCTGCTGCTGGCGCACAACGGCAACCTGACGAACTCGGAAGAGCTCAAGCGCGAGATGTTCCTGTCCGACCTGCGCCACATCAACACCAGCAGCGACTCGGAAGTGCTGCTGAACGTGCTGGCGCACGAGCTGCAGGCGGCCTGCAACGGCCTCAAGCTCGACGAGGAGGCGATCTTCCGCGCGGTGGCCGGGGTGCACCGCCGCTGCCGCGGTGCCTACGCAGTGGTGGTGATGATCGCCGGCTACGGCCTGCTCGCTTTCCGCGACCCCTACGGGATCCGCCCGCTGGTCATCGGCCGTAACGACTGCGAGGCCGGCACCGAATGGCTGGTGGCCTCCGAGTCGGTGGCGCTCGATGTGCTGGGCTTCCGCCTGCTGCGCGATGTCGCGCCGGGCGAGGCGGTGCTGGTCGATACCACCGGCAATTTCCACAGTCGCCAGTGCGCGACCAAGACGGTCCAGGCGCCGTGCATGTTCGAGTTCGTCTATCTGGCGCGTCCGGACTCCATCATCGACGGCGTGTCGGTCTATGAGTCGCGCATGAAGATGGGCGAGTTCCTCGCCGACAAGATGCGGCGCACGATGCCGAACGTGCATATCGACGTGGTGATCCCGATCCCGGACTCGAGCCGCCCGTCTGCGATGCAGATGGCGCACCGCCTCGACCTGCCCTTCCGCGAGGGCTTCGTCAAGAACCGCTACATCGGCCGCACCTTCATCATGCCCGGCCAGGCCACGCGCAAGAAATCGGTGCGCCAGAAGCTCAACACCATCCACCAGGAATTCAGGGGCAAGAGCGTGCTGCTGGTCGACGACTCCATCGTGCGCGGCACCACCAGCAAGGAGATCGTGAACATGGCGCGCGAGGCCGGCGCGACCAAGGTCTATCTCGCCTCGGCGGCACCCCCGGTGCGCTATGCGAACGTGTACGGCATCGACATGCCGACCCGCGCCGAACTGATCGCCTCCGACCGGACCGAAGCGGAGATCTGCGCCGAGATCGGCGCCGACGGCCTGATCTACCAGGAACTCGACGATCTGAAGGCCTCGGTGCGCGCCCTCAATCCCGCGATCAGCTTCTTCGAGACCTCCTGCTTCGACGGCCAGTACATCACCGGCGACATCACCGTCGAGTACCTGAACGGGGTCGAGCACCAGCGCAGCGAGGCCAAGCCCTCCAAGGCCGACAGCGGCGACGATGCGGACGACGGCCAGCTCGACCTGAACCTCGCCTCGGGCGGCGAGCGCTGA
- a CDS encoding O-succinylhomoserine sulfhydrylase, with protein MSLPDFPAYHPDTLAVRAGIERTPFGEHGDAMYLTSSFVFESAAQAAARFSGAEEGYVYARFSNPTVTAMQTRLAALEGGEACIATASGMSAIMSLAMATLQAGDHVVASNGLFGATQQLFGGILSKFGIATTFVPATELDAWRTAITPRTRLFFTETPSNPLTEVIDIAGVAAIAREAGVLFAVDNCFCTPALQRPLELGADVVVHSATKYLDGQGRVLGGAVVGSKAVTDEVFKFLRTAGPTLSPFNAWVILKGLETLRIRMQAQSASALELARWLESQPGVARVYYPGLESHPQHALAMRQQKSGGAIVSFDVKGGRDAAWKVVDSTRLISITANLGDTKSTITHPATTTHGRISAEARATAGIGDGLLRVAVGLEDVEDLKEDLARGLARG; from the coding sequence ATGAGCCTCCCCGACTTCCCGGCCTACCATCCCGACACCCTGGCTGTGCGCGCTGGCATCGAACGCACGCCCTTCGGGGAGCACGGCGACGCGATGTACCTGACCTCGAGCTTCGTGTTCGAGAGCGCGGCGCAGGCGGCGGCGCGCTTTTCCGGTGCCGAGGAGGGCTACGTCTACGCGCGCTTCTCCAATCCGACAGTGACCGCGATGCAGACCCGGCTCGCCGCGCTCGAGGGCGGCGAGGCATGCATCGCCACCGCGTCCGGCATGTCGGCGATCATGTCGCTGGCGATGGCGACCCTGCAGGCGGGCGATCACGTGGTGGCCTCCAACGGCCTGTTCGGTGCCACCCAGCAGCTCTTCGGCGGCATCCTGTCGAAGTTCGGCATCGCCACCACCTTCGTGCCGGCCACCGAGCTCGACGCCTGGCGTACCGCGATCACGCCGCGCACCAGGCTGTTCTTCACCGAGACGCCGTCCAATCCCCTCACCGAGGTCATCGACATCGCCGGCGTGGCGGCGATCGCACGCGAGGCCGGGGTGCTGTTCGCGGTCGACAACTGCTTCTGCACGCCGGCGCTGCAGCGCCCGCTGGAACTGGGCGCCGACGTGGTGGTGCATTCGGCGACCAAGTATCTCGACGGCCAGGGCAGGGTGCTCGGCGGCGCGGTGGTCGGCAGCAAGGCGGTCACCGACGAGGTGTTCAAGTTCCTGCGCACCGCCGGCCCGACGCTGTCGCCATTCAACGCCTGGGTGATCCTGAAGGGCCTGGAGACGCTGCGCATCCGCATGCAGGCCCAGTCGGCGAGCGCGCTGGAACTGGCGCGTTGGCTCGAGTCGCAGCCCGGCGTCGCCCGTGTCTATTATCCTGGGCTGGAATCCCACCCCCAGCACGCGCTCGCGATGCGCCAGCAGAAGAGCGGGGGCGCGATCGTCAGCTTCGACGTGAAAGGCGGCCGCGATGCGGCGTGGAAGGTGGTCGATTCCACCCGCCTGATCTCGATCACCGCCAACCTCGGCGACACCAAGAGCACCATCACCCATCCGGCGACCACCACCCACGGCCGCATCAGCGCGGAAGCACGTGCCACTGCGGGCATCGGCGACGGCCTGCTGCGAGTCGCGGTCGGGCTGGAGGACGTCGAGGACCTGAAGGAAGACCTGGCGCGCGGCCTGGCGCGGGGATAA
- a CDS encoding DUF4332 domain-containing protein, with the protein MANYRIEDIEGIGEVIGKKFRDAGVKDTDSLLAASTTPAARAKLAEATGISAGQVLKFANMADLYRISGVGADYAQLLEAAGVDTVPALARRAPANLAATLAEVNAEKKLTRRVPPEADVVKWVAQAKELPRVLEY; encoded by the coding sequence ATGGCGAATTACAGGATCGAAGACATCGAAGGCATCGGCGAAGTGATCGGCAAGAAATTCCGTGATGCCGGCGTCAAGGACACCGACTCGCTGCTCGCTGCCAGCACCACGCCGGCGGCGCGCGCCAAACTGGCCGAGGCCACCGGCATCTCCGCCGGCCAGGTGCTGAAGTTCGCGAACATGGCCGACCTCTACCGCATCAGCGGCGTCGGCGCGGACTACGCGCAGCTGCTCGAGGCCGCCGGCGTCGACACCGTGCCCGCCCTCGCCCGTCGCGCGCCGGCCAACCTGGCTGCCACGCTGGCCGAGGTCAATGCCGAGAAGAAGCTGACCCGCCGCGTCCCGCCCGAGGCGGACGTCGTCAAGTGGGTCGCCCAGGCCAAGGAACTGCCGCGCGTACTCGAGTACTGA
- a CDS encoding UDP-2,3-diacylglucosamine diphosphatase, with the protein MPEAAHAGLPALFISDLHLSEDEPANVDAFLGFLQGPAREAASLFILGDLFEYWAGDDDLATPFNAAIAAAIRALADAGTAVFFMTGNRDLLAGADFAGAIGATLLEDPARVRLGEGDSAPVVLLAHGDAQCTDDLAYQAYRRQVRDPAWQAGFLAQPLAARKAFIASLRQKSEAAKAGKSMEIMDVNADAVAALLRAHGYPTLIHGHTHRPDRHQLRIDGRDCVRHVLADWRGTARWLAFDGKRFTTGDGTTA; encoded by the coding sequence ATGCCGGAAGCCGCGCATGCGGGGCTTCCGGCATTGTTCATTTCGGACCTGCACCTCAGCGAGGACGAGCCGGCCAACGTCGACGCCTTCCTCGGCTTCCTGCAGGGCCCGGCACGCGAGGCGGCGAGCCTTTTCATCCTCGGTGACCTGTTCGAATACTGGGCCGGCGACGACGACCTCGCCACGCCCTTCAACGCCGCCATCGCCGCCGCGATCCGCGCCCTGGCCGACGCCGGCACCGCCGTGTTCTTCATGACCGGCAACCGCGACCTGCTCGCCGGCGCGGACTTCGCAGGCGCGATCGGCGCCACCCTGCTCGAGGATCCGGCACGCGTGCGTCTCGGCGAAGGCGACAGCGCCCCGGTAGTGCTGCTCGCCCACGGCGACGCGCAGTGCACCGACGACCTCGCCTACCAGGCCTACCGCCGCCAGGTCCGCGATCCCGCCTGGCAGGCCGGCTTCCTGGCCCAGCCCCTGGCCGCGCGCAAGGCCTTCATCGCCTCGCTGCGGCAGAAGAGCGAAGCCGCCAAGGCCGGCAAGTCGATGGAGATCATGGACGTCAATGCCGACGCGGTCGCGGCGCTGCTGCGCGCGCACGGCTATCCGACGCTGATCCATGGCCACACGCACCGCCCCGACCGGCACCAGCTGCGCATCGACGGTCGCGACTGCGTGCGCCACGTCCTCGCCGACTGGCGCGGCACGGCGCGCTGGCTCGCCTTCGACGGCAAGCGCTTCACCACCGGCGACGGGACCACCGCCTGA
- a CDS encoding peptidylprolyl isomerase codes for MAVKLHTNHGVITLELDADKAPVTVANFLAYVAAGHYDNTIFHRVIDGFMIQGGGFEPGMNQKPTGEQIKNEADNGLKNERGTIAMARTQAPHSATAQFFINVADNDFLNHRSPDLQGWGYCVFGRVSEGMDVVDSIRKVKTGSSGFHQDVPKEDVVIERAEVV; via the coding sequence ATGGCAGTCAAGCTGCACACCAACCACGGCGTCATCACCCTCGAACTCGACGCCGACAAGGCGCCCGTCACCGTCGCCAACTTCCTCGCCTACGTCGCGGCCGGCCACTACGACAACACCATCTTCCACCGCGTCATCGACGGCTTCATGATCCAGGGCGGCGGCTTCGAGCCCGGCATGAACCAGAAGCCGACCGGCGAGCAGATCAAGAACGAAGCCGACAACGGCCTCAAGAACGAGCGCGGCACCATCGCCATGGCGCGCACTCAGGCGCCGCACTCGGCCACCGCGCAGTTCTTCATCAACGTCGCCGACAACGACTTCCTCAACCACCGCTCGCCCGACCTGCAGGGCTGGGGCTACTGCGTGTTCGGCCGCGTGAGCGAAGGCATGGACGTCGTCGACAGCATCCGCAAGGTCAAGACCGGCTCCAGCGGCTTCCACCAGGACGTGCCCAAGGAAGACGTGGTCATCGAGCGCGCCGAAGTCGTCTGA
- a CDS encoding peptidylprolyl isomerase has product MVEMKTSQGEIVVEVFADKAPKSAENFVQYVKDGFYDGTVFHRVIDGFMIQGGGFDAEMKQKSTRAPIENEAKNGLRNEPGTLAMARTADPHSASAQFFINLVPNTFLDYPSRDGWGYAVFGKVVKGMEVVEKIGKVQTANRGFHQNVPVEAVVIESARVLETVKPAKKPAK; this is encoded by the coding sequence ATGGTCGAGATGAAGACCAGCCAGGGCGAGATCGTCGTCGAGGTCTTCGCCGACAAGGCGCCCAAGTCGGCGGAGAACTTCGTCCAGTACGTCAAGGACGGCTTCTACGACGGCACCGTGTTCCACCGCGTCATCGACGGCTTCATGATCCAGGGCGGCGGCTTCGACGCCGAGATGAAGCAGAAGAGCACCCGCGCGCCGATCGAGAACGAGGCGAAGAACGGCCTCAGGAACGAACCCGGCACGCTGGCCATGGCGCGCACCGCCGACCCGCACTCGGCGAGCGCACAGTTCTTCATCAACCTCGTGCCCAACACCTTCCTCGACTACCCCTCGCGCGACGGCTGGGGCTATGCCGTGTTCGGCAAGGTGGTCAAGGGCATGGAGGTGGTCGAGAAGATCGGCAAGGTGCAGACCGCGAACCGCGGCTTCCACCAGAACGTGCCGGTCGAGGCGGTCGTCATCGAGAGCGCGCGCGTGCTCGAAACCGTCAAGCCGGCGAAGAAGCCGGCCAAGTAA
- the cysS gene encoding cysteine--tRNA ligase: MLSIYNTLSRNKEVFTPIDPGKVRMYVCGMTVYDFCHLGHARVMVVFDMVARWLRASGLDVTYVRNITDIDDKIIRRAQDKGETIRQLTDRFIAAMHEDADALGVLRPDHEPRATDYVAQMQSLISRLEEKGLAYVAANRDVCYAVRKFEGYGKLSGKSLDELRAGERVDVAQDKNDPLDFVLWKHAKVEEPGEVKWASPWGEGRPGWHIECSAMSSELLGEHFDIHGGGMDLQFPHHENEIAQSEGAHGHAFVNYWMHNGFVRVDDEKMSKSLGNFFTIREVLQKYDPEVVRFFILRAHYRSALNYSDAHLKDARNALTRLYTALKNVPVQGEAVPDWSEAHAQRFRAAMDDDFNTAEAVAVLFELANEVNRCASPALAAQLKALGGVLGLLGREPQAFLQAGAPDAAGGVDADAIEARIAERAAAKKAKNFADADRIRAELLEAGVILEDGPGGTTWRRA, encoded by the coding sequence ATGCTCTCGATCTACAACACCCTGTCGCGCAACAAGGAAGTCTTCACCCCGATCGACCCCGGCAAGGTCCGCATGTACGTGTGCGGCATGACGGTGTACGACTTCTGCCACCTCGGCCATGCGCGGGTGATGGTCGTGTTCGACATGGTGGCGCGCTGGCTGCGCGCGAGCGGGCTCGACGTCACCTACGTGCGCAACATCACCGACATCGACGACAAGATCATCCGTCGCGCGCAGGACAAGGGCGAGACCATCCGCCAGCTCACCGACCGCTTCATCGCCGCGATGCACGAGGATGCCGATGCGCTCGGCGTGCTGCGCCCCGACCACGAGCCGCGCGCCACCGACTACGTCGCGCAGATGCAGTCGCTGATCTCGCGCCTCGAGGAAAAGGGCCTGGCCTACGTCGCCGCCAACCGCGATGTGTGCTACGCGGTGCGAAAGTTCGAGGGCTACGGCAAGCTGTCGGGCAAGTCCCTCGACGAACTGCGCGCCGGCGAGCGCGTCGACGTGGCCCAGGACAAGAACGATCCGCTCGACTTCGTGCTGTGGAAGCACGCCAAGGTCGAGGAGCCGGGCGAGGTGAAGTGGGCGTCGCCCTGGGGCGAGGGCCGGCCGGGCTGGCACATCGAGTGCTCGGCGATGAGCTCGGAGCTGCTCGGCGAGCATTTCGACATCCACGGCGGCGGCATGGACCTGCAGTTCCCGCACCACGAGAACGAGATCGCCCAGTCCGAGGGCGCGCACGGCCACGCCTTCGTCAATTACTGGATGCACAACGGCTTCGTGCGCGTCGATGACGAGAAGATGTCGAAGTCGCTCGGCAACTTCTTCACCATCCGCGAGGTGCTGCAGAAGTACGACCCCGAGGTGGTGCGCTTCTTCATCCTGCGCGCGCACTACCGCAGCGCGCTGAACTATTCCGACGCCCATCTCAAGGACGCCCGCAACGCGCTCACCCGCCTGTACACCGCGCTCAAGAACGTGCCGGTGCAGGGCGAGGCGGTGCCCGACTGGAGCGAGGCGCACGCGCAGCGCTTCCGTGCGGCGATGGACGACGACTTCAACACCGCCGAGGCGGTGGCCGTGCTGTTCGAGCTCGCCAACGAGGTCAACCGCTGCGCCTCGCCGGCGCTCGCCGCGCAGCTGAAGGCGCTCGGCGGCGTGCTCGGCCTGCTCGGCCGCGAGCCGCAGGCCTTCCTGCAGGCGGGCGCGCCGGATGCGGCGGGCGGGGTGGATGCCGACGCGATCGAGGCGAGGATCGCCGAACGCGCCGCAGCCAAGAAGGCGAAGAACTTCGCCGACGCCGATCGCATTCGTGCCGAGCTGCTCGAGGCCGGCGTGATCCTCGAGGACGGTCCTGGCGGGACGACCTGGCGGCGCGCCTGA